TTCCCAAGTGCGGCACCGCGTCGGTGGGGGTGGCCCGGCAGTACTGCGGGGCGGTCGGGAAACGAGCGAACTGCCAGGTCGCGGTCAGTGTCCATGCCGCCACCGACACCGCGTCCTGCCCGCTGGACTGGCAGTTGTATCTGCCGCGCGAGTGGACGGATACGCCGGAGCGGTGCCGCAGGGCAGGAGTGCCCGACGAGGTGGTGCACCAGGAGAAGTGGCGCCTGGCGCTCGGCCTGCTCGACACGCTCGGCGAGTGGCAGCTGAAGGCGCCGGTCGTGGTCGCCGATGCCGGCTACGGCGTCAGCACCCCGTTCCGGCTCGGTCTTCAACAGCGCGGGCTGTCCTATGTGCTGGCGCTGACCGGGAAGGAAGTCGCCCACCCGGAGAATGCCGAGCCGCACCAGCCCGCTTACGGCGGGCTCGGGCCGCCGACGCTGCCCCGGTATCGCACTGCACCGCGGGCCGTCTCGGTCCTCGCAGCCGAGGCCGGTGCCGGCCGGTTCACCGAGGTGACATGGCGCCAGGGCAGAAAGGGCGCGATGACCTCACGGTTCGCGGTCCTGTCCGTGCGGCCTGCGGGCAAGCAGGCCCTGGCCGCAGCTCAGGAGGCGGGCGGCGGCCGCAACCGGTGGGACGGCGTCCTGCCCACCCAGACGCTCCTGGTCGAATGGCCGGACGGCCAGGGCACTCCGACCGGCTACTGGATATCGAACCTGCCCGCCACCACCCCGGTCGCCGACATGGTGCGGTGGGCGAAGATGCGCTGGCGGATCGAGCACGACTACCGCGAACTCAAGCACGGCCTGGGACTGGACCACTTCGAGGGCCGCACCTGGCGCGGCTGGCACCACCACGTCACCCTCGTCACCGCCGCCCAGGCATTCCTCACCCTCCGGCGGCTCGACCCAAAAGTCCGCACACCGGCCTGACCCTCTACCAGGTCCTCGACCTCCTCCAGGACCTGCTGAGGTGCTGGGCCGGTGAATGCACCACCTGCGGACGCCCCCTACCCACCCCGCGCAGCCGCCGCAGACAGCCCAGAACCTAACGAAGCACTACTAGGCGGTTTCGTTTGGATCACCGTTCAGCCGCCGCCTGTGCCCTACAGGGTTACCAGGATCTTGCCGGTGTGCGCGTTGGACTCCATCAGCCGGTGCGCGTCGGCGACGCGGTCCAGCCCATCGAAGGTCTCGGCGATCACGGGCGCCAGCGTGCCGTCGGTCAGTCCCGAGCCGATG
This region of Streptomyces caelestis genomic DNA includes:
- a CDS encoding IS701 family transposase, giving the protein MRLGEVERLRGELAEFVADAFASLPRRDQRRWGACYLRGLMLDGRRKSIQPMAERLPDGNMQALQQFVNQSPWDPLPVRRRIAERLSEVITPEVWVVDDVSFPKCGTASVGVARQYCGAVGKRANCQVAVSVHAATDTASCPLDWQLYLPREWTDTPERCRRAGVPDEVVHQEKWRLALGLLDTLGEWQLKAPVVVADAGYGVSTPFRLGLQQRGLSYVLALTGKEVAHPENAEPHQPAYGGLGPPTLPRYRTAPRAVSVLAAEAGAGRFTEVTWRQGRKGAMTSRFAVLSVRPAGKQALAAAQEAGGGRNRWDGVLPTQTLLVEWPDGQGTPTGYWISNLPATTPVADMVRWAKMRWRIEHDYRELKHGLGLDHFEGRTWRGWHHHVTLVTAAQAFLTLRRLDPKVRTPA